A window of the Leptospira bourretii genome harbors these coding sequences:
- the yajC gene encoding preprotein translocase subunit YajC: MLNFNFLTPEILILAQEEGAKSSLQSLIIIPIMLVAMYFLVILPNKKEEKKRKEMITNLQKGDNVVTNSGLHGKIVEFKDNNETVVLSVAANTNVTFETSAILKKKA; the protein is encoded by the coding sequence ATGCTCAATTTTAACTTTTTAACACCAGAAATCCTCATCCTTGCCCAAGAAGAAGGTGCAAAGTCGTCTCTCCAGTCACTCATCATCATTCCGATCATGTTAGTTGCTATGTACTTTCTTGTGATTCTTCCAAACAAAAAAGAAGAGAAAAAAAGAAAAGAGATGATCACGAACCTTCAAAAAGGGGACAACGTAGTCACAAATAGTGGCCTTCATGGAAAGATCGTAGAGTTCAAAGACAATAACGAAACAGTCGTTCTCAGTGTTGCTGCGAACACAAACGTAACTTTTGAAACTAGCGCTATTCTGAAGAAGAAAGCCTAA
- a CDS encoding MFS transporter: protein MNQIIFYFAFAIGTFASSCFLYSIVIFCQTLDTVKGFSGIVFFFLFLPFPIFFLYTGYLLDHFSKKWVVVSFQFFLLISSFLLGAFTEFFISFPFLLLPLAFVNGIGMTTVLPGRMAILREVMESHRLVFHTIAGNLLLIFAFGMSPLAVGWFREEGGYSSLFLVLASFHFFSMLAFSMLRYELKIHHPNLGSGVSKLGKIPSFSANLKVVLDFLKVDSVSRQVMYMAILSMLALGPIQVILPKYVRNELGLGELARGTVLVFLGPGLFLGGILTILFHHLERKGLVLLIVFSLSSFFFLGFVPFGKPEATSFFLFCFGVSGGVLSSLLPAILQKRAEDRLRGRILSLYTVCFQFTPAVSGFLSALLADTIGSHWTFGILGGMFLCFALFSFLQYRELRQS, encoded by the coding sequence TTGAACCAAATCATATTTTATTTTGCCTTTGCAATTGGTACCTTTGCCAGTAGTTGTTTTTTATATTCGATCGTTATTTTTTGCCAAACCTTGGATACAGTAAAAGGTTTCTCAGGGATTGTTTTCTTTTTCCTCTTTTTACCGTTTCCCATTTTCTTTTTATACACAGGTTACTTACTCGATCATTTTTCTAAAAAATGGGTGGTGGTGAGTTTTCAATTTTTCCTTTTGATCTCCTCATTTTTGTTAGGTGCCTTTACTGAATTTTTTATAAGTTTTCCTTTCCTGTTATTACCTTTGGCATTTGTGAATGGGATAGGAATGACAACGGTTCTCCCGGGAAGAATGGCAATTTTAAGGGAAGTGATGGAATCACATCGCCTTGTTTTTCATACCATTGCGGGAAATTTACTTTTGATTTTTGCTTTCGGGATGAGTCCTCTTGCTGTGGGTTGGTTTCGGGAAGAAGGTGGTTATTCATCTTTATTTTTGGTTTTGGCCTCTTTTCATTTTTTTTCTATGCTCGCCTTTTCCATGTTAAGATACGAATTAAAAATTCATCATCCAAACCTTGGTTCGGGTGTTTCCAAACTGGGAAAAATTCCTTCTTTTTCGGCAAATCTGAAGGTCGTTTTAGATTTTCTAAAAGTAGATTCTGTTTCCAGACAAGTGATGTATATGGCGATCCTCAGTATGTTAGCCCTTGGTCCCATCCAAGTCATACTTCCGAAATATGTACGAAATGAACTGGGCCTCGGGGAACTCGCACGGGGAACCGTCCTTGTCTTTTTAGGGCCTGGATTATTTCTCGGTGGGATCCTCACCATTCTCTTTCACCATCTGGAAAGAAAGGGACTTGTGTTGTTGATTGTTTTTAGCTTATCGTCTTTTTTCTTTTTGGGTTTTGTTCCTTTTGGGAAACCAGAAGCCACTTCCTTCTTTTTGTTTTGTTTTGGAGTTTCGGGGGGAGTTCTTTCGAGTCTCCTTCCTGCCATTTTACAAAAACGTGCAGAAGATAGACTTCGGGGAAGAATCCTTTCTCTTTATACAGTTTGTTTTCAGTTCACACCAGCGGTCTCTGGTTTTCTATCGGCCCTTCTGGCTGATACCATTGGTTCCCATTGGACTTTTGGGATTTTAGGTGGGATGTTTCTTTGTTTTGCCTTGTTTTCTTTTCTCCAATACCGGGAATTAAGGCAGAGTTAA
- a CDS encoding helix-turn-helix domain-containing protein, with protein MNTKRVGQIIREAREDKKLSVKDVAKETNIAAKYIIALETEDYSQFPAETFALGFLKNYASYLKLDAAMLLNLYRGEQIEESQAPLEELTRPTTTPLNLDRNKIISLVSIFLFVISAYIIYISFEDSNSGSMDEETAEVGSTVETVASSDIPSGINFVSQSVPENASVPFILTEDRGVSFSVNNQQCKMFIKGVSNGKANLGFNIFPEKNVYFFQTAEGEETILSYRIEELSSLRRDIRVVTQAVTEKSAKVLVTLKEEREGAAVKSPVGDVPIQVTLFFSKPSYVEFVLDGQMGERGLVSAGEVKHLEARDRLEIKVGDGGAVEMVQNGKERSVLGKPGKLVKKIFIRKPNPYDSTQSIIGELGE; from the coding sequence TTGAACACTAAACGAGTCGGTCAAATCATTCGAGAAGCAAGAGAAGATAAAAAACTATCTGTCAAAGATGTAGCGAAAGAAACAAATATCGCAGCCAAATACATCATTGCTTTGGAAACAGAAGATTATTCTCAATTTCCAGCAGAGACCTTTGCTCTAGGGTTTTTAAAAAACTATGCAAGTTATCTAAAGTTAGATGCTGCTATGTTACTCAACCTTTATCGTGGGGAACAAATTGAAGAATCTCAAGCTCCTTTGGAAGAACTCACAAGACCGACGACTACACCTTTAAACTTAGATCGAAATAAAATCATTAGCCTTGTTTCCATTTTTCTTTTTGTGATCTCGGCTTATATCATCTATATTAGTTTTGAAGATTCCAATTCTGGATCAATGGATGAAGAAACCGCAGAAGTTGGTTCGACCGTCGAGACAGTAGCAAGTTCAGACATTCCTTCTGGAATCAATTTTGTTTCTCAAAGTGTTCCTGAGAACGCCAGTGTACCTTTTATATTAACAGAAGACCGTGGTGTGAGTTTCAGTGTGAACAACCAACAATGTAAGATGTTTATCAAAGGTGTTTCCAATGGGAAAGCAAACCTTGGATTTAATATTTTCCCTGAAAAAAATGTATATTTTTTCCAAACAGCAGAAGGAGAGGAAACCATCCTTTCCTATCGCATCGAGGAATTGTCTTCTCTTCGTCGTGATATCCGTGTAGTCACCCAAGCTGTGACTGAAAAATCGGCCAAAGTTCTTGTGACACTGAAAGAAGAAAGAGAAGGGGCTGCTGTAAAATCTCCAGTGGGTGATGTTCCCATCCAAGTCACTTTATTTTTCTCGAAACCAAGTTACGTAGAATTTGTGTTAGATGGTCAAATGGGGGAAAGAGGACTTGTTTCTGCCGGGGAAGTGAAACACCTTGAAGCTCGTGATCGCCTGGAAATCAAAGTGGGTGACGGTGGTGCCGTGGAAATGGTCCAAAACGGAAAAGAACGTTCGGTCCTTGGAAAACCTGGAAAACTCGTCAAAAAAATCTTCATTCGCAAACCAAATCCTTATGATTCCACTCAGTCCATCATTGGAGAGTTAGGCGAGTAA
- a CDS encoding YajQ family cyclic di-GMP-binding protein: MAQDPSFDIVSKIERPEIQNAVAQAMTEIQTRFDFKGSNSEIKLTEDSLVLTSENDIKLKQVIDVLTTKMAKRGISLKAFDFDSKIEPATGQTVRQKVKIQNGLDKEQTKQITTLIKDQKLKVQASIQGDSVRVVGKKKDDLQEVMAAIRNANFNFDANFTNFKG; encoded by the coding sequence ATGGCGCAAGATCCATCATTTGACATTGTATCCAAAATCGAAAGACCGGAAATACAAAACGCAGTGGCCCAGGCCATGACAGAAATCCAAACTAGGTTTGATTTTAAAGGGTCCAACTCAGAAATCAAATTAACAGAAGATAGTTTGGTTTTAACTTCTGAAAATGATATCAAACTGAAACAAGTGATTGATGTCCTGACTACCAAAATGGCCAAACGGGGCATTAGTTTGAAGGCATTTGATTTTGACTCCAAAATTGAACCAGCCACGGGCCAAACGGTCCGCCAAAAGGTAAAGATTCAGAATGGTTTGGACAAAGAACAGACCAAACAAATCACCACTCTCATCAAAGACCAGAAACTGAAAGTTCAGGCTTCCATCCAAGGGGATTCGGTTCGGGTTGTGGGCAAAAAAAAGGACGATTTGCAAGAGGTAATGGCTGCGATTCGCAATGCCAATTTCAACTTTGATGCCAATTTTACCAATTTTAAGGGTTAG
- a CDS encoding LolA family protein, whose amino-acid sequence MKVWIGSLLLVLGVSLGAQTSPAHNWHSPSEVVKKIKKNFSDINSYSADFLIKTEDNKKEKQMRGKCFYKRPGKIRYNFAEPEGDEIVSDGKTLHIFIKRLGAVGKQDLTLDRKNTSGPIFTTNSPDGLNRLFRKYHYKFDTIEQPRSMGDVTKYFVLDLDQREKIGGFEKMKLFVDSESYLIKKAVATDGRGKVTTISFSNINFSEEIQDGVFNFHMSGNAKIVNNPLVSEN is encoded by the coding sequence ATGAAAGTATGGATCGGATCTTTGTTACTTGTCTTGGGAGTTTCTCTTGGTGCCCAAACAAGTCCGGCTCACAATTGGCATTCACCCTCCGAAGTGGTGAAAAAGATAAAGAAAAACTTTAGTGATATCAATTCCTATTCGGCTGATTTTCTCATCAAAACAGAAGACAACAAAAAGGAAAAACAGATGCGCGGGAAATGTTTTTACAAACGTCCCGGAAAAATTAGATACAACTTCGCAGAACCGGAAGGGGACGAAATTGTATCCGATGGAAAAACGCTTCATATCTTTATCAAGAGGTTAGGTGCTGTGGGAAAACAAGATTTAACCCTCGACCGTAAAAATACTTCAGGTCCCATCTTTACAACAAACAGTCCTGATGGACTCAATCGCCTCTTTCGTAAATACCATTATAAATTTGATACCATTGAACAACCTCGTTCGATGGGTGATGTTACCAAATACTTTGTGTTAGACCTTGACCAAAGAGAAAAGATTGGTGGGTTTGAGAAGATGAAACTTTTTGTGGATTCCGAATCTTACTTAATCAAAAAAGCAGTGGCCACTGATGGTCGTGGGAAAGTTACCACCATTTCATTTTCCAATATTAATTTTTCTGAAGAAATCCAAGACGGGGTTTTCAATTTTCACATGAGCGGGAACGCGAAGATTGTCAACAACCCACTTGTCTCCGAGAACTAA
- the alaS gene encoding alanine--tRNA ligase — protein sequence MMSKTVREIAELYTSYFKGKGHTIVPSSSLIPKGDPTLLFTTAGMVQFKPLFTGAVELPYTRAASVQKCVRTTDLEVVGKTERHCTFFEMLGNFSFGDYFKKEAIEYALDFSLNHLHIPKEKIWVTIYLDDDEAKKIWMEAGIPEERIVRLGKKDNFWGPAGDSGACGPCSELYLDRGPEKGGPNCGNNPDCKPGCDCDRYLEYWNLVFNQFNQTVSGELLPLKQTGIDTGSGLERVAMLLQEVDSVYDTDELKSIIGKIETLSGKTYDESTKQAFRVITDHSRSVFFSLGDGIFPDRTGRGYVIRRLIRRASLFARKLGIHEPFLYKLVGTLRDLYSVRYPELKDKAKDIESILKKEEELFLHTLEVGLEELESLLNHLKSNNQTVVTGKEGFRLYSTYGFPREMTKELVEDRGFGFDDKGFEEELEKDRDLSRASWKGKKIQYLTGLSASPELKTEFLGYTEFKTPAKVLYLFVDGKSVSEANQGSEAVVVLDKTPFYAEGGGQIGDWGYLKKEGFQFQVQDTQKENETFLHLGIILKGKISVGETIEAEIDTTRRQNLANHHSGTHLLNGALRRILGTHVAQKGSVVSSDYLRFDFSHPKALSEEEIVSIERDVNEAVNAKISVKTEVLDIDTAKQSGALSMFDEKYGSSVRVISMGDKSKEFCGGTHVSNTKEIGYFAIIKEGSPGAGNRRVEAICGDSVIEYFLSQFQTLAAKVETHNLSAKETFGDLKEYGITTVVPAPEDLQSLFVKEGNTAVEHLRKLRESLETELEEKSSALFKAKKKKEQLSFQMNPELVDGLLQKAHSLPKGKVVTEVFEAVDAKSLKDLADSLKAKEPEVLCLFGTSDGEASTLVFMCNKVLNERGIHCGDLLKETLVMLDGKGGGRPDMAQGGGKKPENLGAALEFALELSKKKLG from the coding sequence ATGATGTCGAAAACTGTCCGCGAAATTGCAGAGTTGTATACTAGTTACTTCAAGGGGAAAGGCCACACGATTGTGCCTTCCTCAAGCCTTATCCCCAAGGGGGATCCAACACTTTTATTCACAACCGCCGGAATGGTCCAGTTCAAACCTTTGTTTACAGGAGCAGTGGAGTTACCCTACACAAGAGCTGCCTCCGTTCAAAAATGTGTTCGTACCACCGATTTGGAAGTGGTAGGTAAAACCGAAAGACATTGTACATTTTTTGAAATGCTTGGGAATTTCTCCTTTGGTGATTATTTCAAAAAAGAAGCCATCGAATACGCGTTAGATTTTTCATTAAATCATTTACATATCCCAAAAGAAAAAATCTGGGTCACCATTTACCTAGATGATGATGAAGCCAAAAAAATTTGGATGGAAGCCGGGATTCCCGAAGAACGAATTGTAAGGCTTGGAAAAAAGGATAATTTTTGGGGTCCTGCCGGAGACAGTGGAGCCTGTGGTCCTTGTTCGGAATTGTATTTAGACCGAGGCCCAGAAAAAGGCGGCCCAAATTGTGGAAACAATCCAGACTGCAAACCTGGATGTGATTGTGATCGTTATTTAGAATATTGGAATTTAGTATTCAATCAATTTAACCAAACAGTTTCGGGAGAACTCCTTCCTTTAAAACAAACAGGAATTGATACAGGATCTGGACTCGAACGTGTGGCCATGCTTTTGCAAGAGGTAGATTCCGTTTATGATACCGATGAATTAAAATCCATCATTGGTAAAATTGAAACACTTTCTGGAAAAACTTACGACGAATCGACCAAACAAGCATTCCGAGTGATCACCGATCATTCCCGTTCCGTATTCTTTTCGCTCGGGGATGGGATTTTTCCTGACCGTACGGGACGTGGTTATGTCATTCGTAGGCTCATTCGTCGGGCTTCGTTATTTGCAAGAAAACTAGGAATCCACGAACCTTTTTTATACAAACTAGTGGGGACACTCCGCGATTTATATTCCGTACGGTATCCGGAACTAAAAGACAAAGCAAAAGACATTGAGTCCATCTTAAAAAAAGAAGAAGAACTCTTCCTTCATACTTTGGAAGTGGGTTTGGAAGAATTGGAATCTCTTTTGAATCACTTGAAATCGAACAACCAAACGGTTGTTACTGGAAAAGAAGGGTTTCGTTTGTATTCCACCTACGGGTTCCCAAGAGAAATGACCAAGGAACTTGTGGAAGACCGAGGTTTTGGTTTTGATGACAAGGGATTTGAAGAGGAACTTGAAAAAGACCGTGATCTTTCTCGTGCGAGTTGGAAAGGAAAAAAAATCCAATACCTAACGGGTCTTAGCGCCAGTCCAGAACTCAAAACAGAGTTTTTAGGATATACGGAATTTAAAACACCGGCAAAGGTTTTATATCTTTTTGTAGATGGGAAGTCCGTATCCGAGGCAAACCAAGGATCGGAAGCCGTTGTGGTTTTAGATAAAACTCCCTTTTATGCAGAAGGTGGTGGTCAGATTGGTGATTGGGGTTATCTCAAAAAAGAAGGATTCCAGTTCCAAGTCCAAGACACGCAAAAAGAAAACGAAACTTTTTTACATCTCGGAATCATTCTCAAAGGAAAAATCTCTGTTGGAGAAACCATTGAGGCAGAGATTGACACCACTCGGCGTCAAAATTTAGCCAATCATCACTCCGGCACACACTTGTTAAATGGGGCCCTCCGTCGCATCCTAGGAACTCATGTGGCGCAAAAAGGGTCCGTTGTGTCCTCGGACTATTTGCGATTTGATTTTTCCCATCCAAAAGCACTTTCGGAAGAGGAAATTGTCTCTATTGAAAGAGATGTGAATGAGGCAGTGAATGCCAAAATTTCTGTCAAAACAGAAGTGTTAGACATCGATACCGCAAAACAATCGGGCGCCTTGTCCATGTTTGATGAAAAATATGGAAGTTCTGTTCGAGTGATTTCTATGGGGGATAAATCCAAAGAATTCTGTGGGGGAACCCATGTTTCGAACACAAAAGAAATTGGATACTTTGCCATCATCAAAGAAGGAAGTCCTGGGGCAGGAAACCGAAGGGTTGAAGCCATTTGTGGGGATTCGGTCATTGAATACTTTTTGTCCCAGTTCCAAACCCTCGCAGCAAAAGTAGAAACACATAACTTGTCGGCCAAAGAAACCTTTGGTGATTTGAAGGAGTATGGAATTACCACAGTGGTGCCTGCTCCAGAAGATTTACAAAGTCTTTTTGTGAAAGAAGGGAACACTGCTGTAGAACATTTACGAAAACTTCGGGAAAGTTTGGAGACGGAACTCGAAGAAAAGTCTAGTGCCCTTTTCAAAGCAAAAAAGAAAAAGGAACAATTGAGTTTTCAAATGAATCCGGAACTTGTGGACGGTCTTCTACAAAAGGCACATTCACTTCCAAAAGGAAAAGTAGTGACCGAAGTATTTGAAGCCGTGGATGCAAAATCTTTAAAGGATTTAGCCGATAGCCTCAAAGCCAAAGAACCGGAAGTTCTTTGTTTGTTTGGAACAAGCGACGGGGAGGCGAGTACTCTCGTTTTTATGTGTAATAAGGTTTTGAATGAAAGAGGGATCCACTGTGGGGATTTATTAAAAGAAACCTTAGTGATGTTAGATGGAAAAGGTGGGGGAAGACCTGATATGGCACAAGGTGGTGGTAAAAAACCAGAAAACCTTGGGGCCGCTTTGGAATTTGCCTTGGAACTTTCCAAAAAGAAATTAGGATAA
- a CDS encoding MiaB/RimO family radical SAM methylthiotransferase: MPKLKEKTEETPKSFFITTLGCPKNTVDSMAMHQSLLKEGLLPAAGPEASDFHLVNTCTFIQDATKETIQTILDSIDIKKKSKQKLVVVGCFAERAGKEISDDLPEVDLHFGTGKYDKAGEILRKSFPLDFKDLSEFNEDLLERLTTSKGIENYSKPYSYVKISDGCNRGCHFCIIPNLRGKYRDTDITDVLSQTKLAVKAGSKEICLVSQDTVFYGKDTDKLLDLVRSVADVDGVELLRLLYLYPDKKTEKLLDLYGEIPKIAPYLESPLQHVSKSVLKSMNRTGEYSYFKSLFQKARDLRSDLEIRTSFILGFPGETMEDVEEIIRFVEDVKPEKVNLFPYSPQEGTKGATMDGQLKDKEIARRVNLVRDAYLGTLKSIHQNRIGKLYPAVVDEVLEKGAIVRRFQDAPEIDEVVYVEEEGLKVGQFGQVRVDSFYELDMSGTWVV; encoded by the coding sequence ATGCCAAAGCTAAAAGAAAAAACGGAAGAGACACCGAAGTCGTTTTTTATCACGACTCTCGGTTGTCCTAAAAATACCGTCGATTCGATGGCCATGCACCAGTCGCTTTTGAAAGAAGGTCTCCTTCCTGCGGCTGGCCCCGAAGCCAGTGACTTCCACTTGGTGAATACTTGTACCTTTATCCAAGATGCCACCAAAGAAACCATCCAAACCATCTTGGATTCCATTGACATCAAAAAGAAAAGTAAACAAAAGTTAGTTGTTGTTGGTTGTTTTGCTGAACGGGCAGGAAAAGAAATTTCCGACGACCTTCCGGAAGTGGACCTACATTTTGGAACGGGAAAATATGACAAAGCCGGTGAGATCCTAAGGAAAAGTTTTCCCCTAGATTTTAAAGACCTTTCCGAATTCAACGAAGACTTACTGGAAAGACTCACCACAAGTAAGGGAATTGAAAACTATTCCAAACCATACTCTTATGTAAAAATTTCTGATGGTTGCAACCGTGGTTGTCACTTCTGTATCATTCCCAACTTACGTGGAAAGTATCGTGATACAGATATTACTGATGTATTATCGCAAACGAAACTAGCAGTAAAAGCGGGATCCAAAGAGATCTGTCTTGTTTCCCAAGATACTGTGTTTTATGGAAAGGATACGGACAAACTTCTGGATTTGGTTCGTTCTGTTGCGGATGTGGATGGTGTGGAACTTCTTCGTCTCCTTTATTTGTATCCGGATAAAAAAACAGAAAAGTTACTCGATCTTTACGGTGAAATTCCTAAAATTGCCCCGTATTTGGAAAGCCCTTTGCAACATGTTTCCAAATCCGTTTTAAAATCTATGAACCGCACGGGTGAATATTCTTATTTCAAATCTCTTTTCCAAAAGGCAAGGGACCTAAGGTCCGATTTGGAAATTCGAACTTCCTTTATTTTGGGTTTCCCTGGGGAAACGATGGAAGACGTAGAAGAAATCATTCGGTTTGTGGAAGATGTAAAACCAGAAAAGGTAAATTTATTTCCTTATTCTCCACAAGAAGGAACGAAAGGTGCAACAATGGATGGGCAACTCAAAGACAAAGAGATTGCTCGCCGTGTGAATCTTGTGCGGGATGCCTATCTTGGGACTTTAAAATCCATCCACCAAAATCGAATTGGAAAATTATACCCGGCCGTTGTGGATGAAGTTTTGGAGAAGGGGGCTATTGTCCGCCGTTTCCAAGATGCACCAGAAATTGATGAAGTGGTTTATGTAGAAGAAGAAGGTCTGAAGGTTGGCCAGTTTGGTCAGGTAAGAGTGGACTCTTTTTATGAACTCGATATGTCGGGGACTTGGGTGGTTTAG
- the pgsA gene encoding CDP-diacylglycerol--glycerol-3-phosphate 3-phosphatidyltransferase, protein MEDWKTIANIPNLLTVLRVLALPFFIFALFQKEWEYQIFAFVLFALASLTDLVDGYLARKWNQQTEFGKFLDPLADKFLVIGCFVTFLFIHEPIEVWMVVLIIGRDMLITFLRYIAVRSGQSLRTTMMGKVKTAFQMGAILMILVVFMLISGKRRAMINETYAMGKLSGYSTFEVASQHANEFYTLAKTTESLSFTDFFDSIASFVPYFGMLFTTFITVISGLRYIVTNYQLLTFANLKRIFYDRANS, encoded by the coding sequence GTGGAAGATTGGAAAACCATTGCGAATATCCCGAACCTGCTAACTGTTCTTCGGGTGCTTGCACTTCCTTTTTTTATTTTTGCCCTGTTCCAAAAGGAATGGGAATACCAAATTTTTGCCTTTGTCCTCTTTGCTCTTGCCTCTCTCACGGATCTTGTCGATGGGTATTTAGCTCGTAAGTGGAACCAACAAACCGAGTTTGGAAAATTTCTCGATCCCCTCGCTGATAAGTTTTTAGTCATTGGATGTTTTGTTACTTTTTTATTCATCCACGAACCCATTGAGGTTTGGATGGTGGTGCTTATCATTGGGCGTGATATGCTCATTACTTTTTTACGTTACATTGCCGTTCGTTCCGGCCAAAGCCTACGCACTACCATGATGGGAAAAGTAAAAACTGCCTTTCAGATGGGAGCCATCTTAATGATCCTTGTTGTGTTTATGCTCATCTCTGGAAAAAGAAGGGCTATGATCAACGAAACTTATGCAATGGGAAAACTTTCTGGGTATTCCACCTTTGAAGTGGCATCACAACATGCAAATGAGTTTTATACCTTGGCCAAAACCACAGAGTCTTTGAGTTTTACAGACTTCTTTGATTCCATTGCATCTTTTGTTCCTTATTTTGGAATGTTATTCACAACATTCATCACTGTCATTTCTGGGCTTCGTTATATTGTGACCAATTATCAGTTGTTAACTTTCGCAAACCTTAAAAGGATTTTTTATGACCGCGCCAACAGTTAA
- the rpsI gene encoding 30S ribosomal protein S9, which produces MAQKAVWAVGRRKTSVARAKIASGTGKITVNHKDVKDYIKNGEHLVRRALEPLFVLEARDKYDIALNVTGGGVVGQVGAIRHAVARALVAFNESLKPTLKKEGFLTRDSRMVERKKYGLRKARRGTQFSKR; this is translated from the coding sequence ATGGCGCAAAAAGCAGTTTGGGCAGTAGGCCGACGCAAAACATCCGTTGCACGTGCAAAAATCGCATCTGGAACTGGAAAAATCACAGTAAACCATAAAGATGTAAAAGATTACATTAAAAACGGAGAACACTTAGTTCGCCGTGCACTTGAGCCACTTTTTGTTTTAGAAGCTCGCGACAAGTATGACATTGCACTGAATGTAACTGGTGGTGGAGTGGTTGGCCAAGTGGGAGCCATCCGTCACGCAGTCGCACGTGCGCTTGTGGCTTTCAATGAGTCATTAAAACCTACTTTGAAAAAAGAAGGATTTCTCACTCGAGATAGCCGTATGGTAGAACGTAAAAAATACGGTTTACGCAAAGCTCGTAGAGGAACTCAGTTCTCTAAACGTTAA
- the trpD gene encoding anthranilate phosphoribosyltransferase — MTAPTVKEILGQVVSGHHLVDDHAELFLSEVMDGKVPEPVLASFLTAMKMKGETTDELYGFVRAMRNHAIKPSKKFDFDFLDTCGTGGDGKGTLNVSTLSALTLASLGFKVAKHGNRSVSSLSGSSDILSGLGYKLDQSTADSESEFLRTGFVFLFAPAWHPAMKYAGPVRTALGFRTFFNLIGPLSNPFAPSHQMVGVYDKSLCLPMAEILGRLGSKRAIVCHSRDGLDEFSIFEETDFAYFDGKDTMELSFDPKELGLNSKELDRNTVFSSSKEGAESLFRAVLDPSESTGGTSMVALNAGVAMFLLGATKDIRTGYETAKAALLEKKVLRFVRETLNLR, encoded by the coding sequence ATGACCGCGCCAACAGTTAAAGAAATACTCGGACAAGTTGTTTCTGGACACCACCTTGTGGATGACCATGCCGAACTTTTTTTAAGTGAGGTCATGGACGGAAAAGTTCCAGAGCCAGTCCTTGCTTCTTTTCTCACTGCCATGAAAATGAAGGGAGAAACAACGGACGAACTGTACGGATTTGTTCGGGCGATGCGTAACCATGCCATCAAACCTTCAAAAAAGTTTGATTTTGATTTTTTGGATACTTGTGGGACAGGGGGAGATGGAAAGGGAACTTTGAATGTTTCGACTCTTTCGGCTCTCACTCTAGCAAGCCTTGGATTCAAAGTTGCCAAACACGGGAATCGTTCGGTTTCCTCTCTTTCCGGAAGTTCTGATATTTTATCGGGACTGGGATACAAACTAGACCAATCCACAGCAGATTCTGAATCAGAATTCTTACGCACAGGATTTGTATTTTTGTTTGCTCCCGCATGGCACCCAGCCATGAAATACGCAGGTCCTGTTCGTACTGCCTTGGGTTTTCGCACTTTTTTCAATTTGATTGGACCTCTTTCCAATCCTTTCGCCCCATCTCACCAAATGGTCGGGGTTTACGATAAATCTCTTTGTTTGCCGATGGCGGAAATTTTAGGAAGGCTTGGCTCCAAACGGGCCATTGTCTGCCATTCACGAGATGGACTGGATGAATTTTCCATCTTTGAAGAAACGGATTTTGCCTATTTTGATGGAAAGGATACCATGGAACTCTCCTTTGACCCGAAAGAACTTGGCCTAAATTCCAAGGAATTGGACAGAAATACGGTGTTCTCTTCTTCGAAAGAGGGGGCAGAGTCCTTATTTCGGGCGGTTCTGGATCCAAGCGAATCCACCGGGGGCACTTCTATGGTGGCTCTCAATGCGGGCGTCGCTATGTTTTTGCTAGGAGCCACAAAGGATATACGAACAGGATACGAAACTGCCAAAGCGGCACTCCTTGAGAAAAAAGTTCTCCGATTCGTTCGTGAAACATTGAATTTAAGATAA